The proteins below come from a single Metarhizium brunneum chromosome 1, complete sequence genomic window:
- the rhoA_0 gene encoding GTP-binding protein rhoA, whose translation MPLCGGSKTVQRKLVLLGDGACGKTSLLNVFTRGYFPTVYEPTVFENYVHDIFVDNVHIELSLWDTAGQEEFDRLRSLSYDDTDLIMLCYSVDSKDSLENVESKWVGEITDNCPGVKLVLVALKCDLREGGGDDEADDAAASAAAPADGNANSERPRGPLIEYDKGLEVAKRIGASRYLECSAMKNRGVNEAFTEAARVALSVKKEREENKCTVM comes from the exons ATGCCTCTCTGCGGTGGATCCAAGACGGTTCAGCGcaagctggtgctgct AGGCGACGGTGCCTGCGGCAAGACGTCACTGCTCAATGTCTTTACGAGAGG TTACTTTCCGACGGTATACGAGCCTACAGTCTTTGAAAATTACGTCCACG ACATCTTTGTAGACAATGTGCACATTGAGCTTTCGCTCTGGGATaccgctggccaagaagaattCGACCGATTGCGCTCGCTATCATATG ATGACACCGACCTGATTATGCTCTGCTACTCAGTCGACAGCAAGGATTCCCTCGAAAACGTTGAATCGAAATGGGTTGGAGAAATCACCGACAACTGCCCCGGCGTCAAGCTGGTCCTGGTCGCGCTCAAGTGCGACCTCCGCgaaggcggcggtgacgacgaAGCCGATGATGCAGCCGCATCCGCCGCCGCACCTGCCGACGGAAACGCCAACTCGGAGCGGCCCAGGGGACCTCTGATCGAGTACGACAAGGGCCTGGAGGTGGCCAAGCGAATAGGAGCCTCACGGTACCTCGAGTGCTCGGCCATGAAGAACCGCGGcgtcaacgaggcctttACCGAGGCAGCCCGCGTTGCCCTGAGCGTCAAGAAGGAGAGAGAGGAGAACAAGTGCACAGTAATGTGA
- the CWC25 gene encoding Pre-mRNA-splicing factor CWC25 — protein sequence MGGGDLNLKKSFHPTLRRNQQAVYEEEQKALAERKRTQQRINEIKEERAKEELQRQLEDAGGKKRVDRVDWMYQGPTDGQVGTSEETEAYLLGKRRIDNLIKGTEHKKLEKSAGEESFMALQNANSARDTASKIRDDPLLAIKRQEQAAYEAMMNDPIRRRQLLASMGMEDEKNKERSRDKEHRHRRKHRRHRSRSRDAEDDERRHKRRHRSYSRSRSPRRQRDDGDDEERRRRHGRRRDSGVDRSPRRARDDSAGRERRYESSHKRSSYQDSDGRRRHDSPNSGDGGLRRRSPSPDRHDRRRSDHYARRDGHDNRHRDDNRDDNWRGSRNGTGPHHSGNGHGHGNGRARHQARGKDEDGETEKARKLAAMQSAASDMDLDREKRLAALEQEERAAQKADERARERGGERGFVNGLHKQAGKLGLGERMGRNRQGYQRDDD from the coding sequence ATGGGTGGCGGCGATCTTAACCTCAAGAAGTCTTTCCATCCAACGTTACGGCGAAATCAGCAAGCCGTCTACGAGGAAGAACAAAAGGCCCTCGCCGAGCGCAAGCGCACCCAACAACGCATCAATGAAATCAAAGAAGAGCgcgccaaggaggagctgcagcggcagctcgaggatgccggcggcaagaagaGAGTAGACCGGGTCGACTGGATGTACCAAGGCCCTACCGATGGTCAAGTTGGTACCAGCGAAGAGACCGAAGCGTATCTCCTGGGCAAGAGGAGAATCGACAACCTTATCAAGGGAACAGAGCACAAGAAGCTGGAAAAGAGCGCGGGTGAGGAGAGTTTTATGGCACTTCAGAATGCGAACAGCGCAAGAGATACAGCGTCCAAAATTCGAGATGATCCTCTACTCGCCATCAAGCGCCAGGAGCAAGCGGCTTACGAAGCCATGATGAACGACCCCATCAGAAGACGGCAGCTACTGGCCTCCATGGGAATGGAGGATgaaaaaaacaaggaaaGGTCGCGGGACAAGGAGCACAGGCATCGACGGAAACACCGACGACACCGAAGCAGGAGCAGGGAcgccgaggatgatgagAGGCGACATAAGCGGCGGCACAGATCGTATTCACGGTCTCGGAGTCCCAGACGCCAGCGCGATGAtggtgacgatgaagagcgaagacgaagacatggacgacgaaGAGATTCTGGCGTAGATCGAAGCCCACGGCGGGCACGAGATGATTCAGcggggagagagagaagatATGAGAGCAGCCACAAAAGAAGTTCTTATCAAGACAGCGATGGCCGACGAAGGCATGACAGTCCAAACTCGGGTGATGGTGGACTACGGCGTCGCAGCCCGTCTCCAGACCGACATGACAGGAGGCGCAGCGATCATTATGCCCGGCGCGACGGCCATGACAACAGACACCGAGATGACAACAGAGATGACAATTGGAGGGGGTCACGGAATGGAACCGGTCCCCATCATAGCGGCAATGGACACGGGCACGGCAATGGCCGAGCAAGACACCAGGCCCGTGGCAAGGACGAAGATGGGGAGACAGAAAAAGCTCGCAAACTAGCGGCCATGCAGTCGGCAGCATCCGACATGGACCTAGACCGCGAAAAGCGCCTTGCTGCTCTGGAACAAGAGGAACGGGCGGCACAGAAAGCGGACGAGAGAGCGAGAGAGCGAGGGGGTGAACGCGGCTTTGTCAATGGGCTACACAAGCAGGCGGGCAAGCTTGGCTTGGGCGAGAGAATGGGACGGAATCGACAAGGATACCAGCGGGATGATGATTAG
- the MRP2 gene encoding mitochondrial 37S ribosomal protein uS14m, with translation MSMFRAKKLDLGCFVKARTIRDHTKRKVFEQFETERQALRYIIRNTTLSPRVRAEAQLQLTQMHAYTRPTQIRNRCIMGGQGRGVLSDFKMTRFNFRMQAMAGNLPGVKRASW, from the exons ATGTCGATGTTCCGAGCGAAGAAGCTCGACCTGGGCTGCTTCGTCAAGGCCCGGACAATTCGGGACCACACGAAGCGCAAGGTCTTTGAGCAGTTCGAGACGGAGAG ACAAGCCCTGCGATACATCATCCGCAACACGACCCTCTCCCCTCGTGTCCGCGCCGAAGCCCAGCTGCAACTCACCCAGATGCACGCCTATACCCGCCCCACGCAGATTCGCAATAGATGTATCATgggaggccaaggccgtgGCGTGCTGAGTGATTTTAAAATGACGAGG TTCAACTTTAGAATGCAGGCAATGGCAGGAAACTTGCCGGGTGTGAAGCGAGCAAGCTGGTAA
- the VRG4_0 gene encoding GDP-mannose transporter, whose product MSDKKSDDMLPMSNSNGHANGVANGRNGSAHKQPFPSFTPAQAKTDALKGLGPSMASLESSRGASVIAYCLSSMSMTIVNKYVVSGSNWNMNLLYLAVQSIVGTLAIIMCKQAGMVKDLGPFDSQKAKTWFPIALLLVAMIYTGNKALQYLSVPVYTIFKNLTIIVIAYGEVLWFGSSLTPLTLVSFIMMVFSSVIAAWADARSASTAAAVTTLNLGYGWMGINVFCAAMYALSMRKVIKKTGFNNWEVMYYNNLLTIPVLIISSLLVEDWSSANLNSNFPADSRYSMCTGMVYSGLGAIFISYSTAWCIRATSSTTYAMVGALNKLPVAILGILFFAAPVTFGSVSAIVLGFVSGIVYTVAKLQKGKEKPQPALPLTNKR is encoded by the exons ATGTCGGACAAGAAATCCGACGACATGCTCCCCATGTCCAATTCCAATGGTCATGCGAATGGCGTCGCCAACGGCCGCAATGGCAGCGCCCACAAGCAGCCCTTTCCAAGCTTTACGCCCGCCCAGGCAAAGACGGATGCGCTCAAGGGCCTGGGGCCCTCCATGGCATCGCTGGAGAGTAGTCGTGGCGCCTCCGTCATTGCCTACTGTCTGAGTTCCATGAGCATGACCATTGTGAATAAGTATGTTGTGTCGGGGTCCAATTGGAACATGAATCTGTTGTATCTTGCTGTTCAG TCCATTGTTGGGACCCTGGCGATTATCATGTGCAAGCAGGCTGGCATGGTCAAAGACTTGGGCCCATTCGACTcgcaaaaggcaaagacTT GGTTTCCCATTGCTCTGCTTCTCGTTGCCATGATTTACACCGGTAACAAGGCCCTGCAGTATCTCTCCGTCCCTGTCTACACCATCTTCAAGAATTTGACCATTATTGTCATTGCCTACGGAGAGGTTCTCTGGTTCGGAAGCAGCCTCACTCCGCTGACCCTCGTTTCATTCATCATGATGGTGTTTAGCTCGGTTATTGCTGCGTGGGCGGATGCCAGGAGTGCTTCCACGGCTGCCGCCGTAACCACCCTGAACCTGGGCTACGGATGGATGGGCATCAATGTCTTTTGTGCCGCCATGTATGCTCTTAGCATGCGCAAGGTTATCAAGAAGACGGGCTTTAACAATTGGGAAG TCATGTACTACAACAACCTCCTTACCATTCCTgtcctcatcatctcatctcTCCTTGTCGAGGACTGGTCCTCCGCCAATCTCAACAGCAACTTTCCCGCCGATTCTCGCTACAGTATGTGTACGGGCATGGTCTACTCAGGTCTcggcgccatcttcatctcctaTTCGACCGCGTGGTGTATCCGCGCCACTTCTTCCACCACGTACGCCATGGTTGGCGCCCTTAATAAGTTGCCTGTTGCAATTTTGGGCATTCTTTTCTTCGCTGCACCTGTTACATTTGGTAGTGTCTCGGCCATTGTCCTGGGCTTCGTGAGCGGCATTGTGTATACTGTGGCCAAGCTTCagaagggcaaggagaaGCCTCAGCCTGCGCTGCCACTGACCAACAAGCGATAG
- the E2AA_0 gene encoding Heat-labile enterotoxin IIA, A chain: protein MNGQNALSLLLAAIFFFFCHVQGAPPPATPGGIRARAPGKPPFVWRGETGKTRDGEPGRSPADVQRAGGMWARGFQIIDQLSPEQLEAGSGLWTHTTNPGRTRDVTQYVSTSTSLLGAITFAVRPSPRHAQEVGYLYRIRTNWAMVDVNLSLENISPYPEQQEQAVVQGIPWNQIMGWYEVRAADLNRILGAEDPVSQLGRFNRNADFRPDSTDPSGAQPQLAGLENPVEGRHGAWEAYIGQSVASNLRQFIREYGPRTEAADQTTLSSLDWSAVEIPAHLRTALGQGAASAAQCAMALAAVVVSWHHDELKRSIPWHKVDSRDTTSNLGSNACGRLATAVKDKAENKEATVKICDEPRSGGECLTIQTPPQSCVGVPLEWNDRASTILLSASAGICQFFHDYNCAGASFQSSFPGNDHLDEFDEGRFNNMISSIRCDNTSPETQIERPPVIEVAKPDACIAKPRPLAEILWVMINNIDGENPGDLFGSIHATDDSGRQVIYSVEKDDSVSVEPRDQITLRTSRPLAADGNFVIDLDLWDRDRDASPHDEVSRGQIAWKVYDPANEYDTPIQTEVDGEYGKATVDYVVMSSAAQAVVQVIMLDGDGEEPADVFGRIRTSSRFVQRDLFNRESGDSMEIYPGTAIPLSRAIMAVPMLDTLKIHVDLWDHDADWSPNDQIAYGIAEFRPRLSGSEKKVVDGEYGKVEVSVTWGGGRPQGC, encoded by the exons ATGAACGGCCAAAACGCTTTATCGCTTCTTTTAgcggccatcttcttcttcttttgtcaTGTCCAAGGGGCGCCTCCACCAGCGACGCCCGGAGGTATAAGAGCTAGAGCTCCCGGAAAGCCACCGTTTGTATGGCGTGGTGAAACAGGCAAAACTCGCGACGGTGAACCGGGCAGGTCTCCCGCCGACGTTCAACGAGCTGGTGGGATGTGGGCACGAGGCTTTCAGATCATTGATCAACTCAGCCCCGAGCAGCTTGAAGCAGGAAGCGGTCTCTGGACGCACACCACCAACCCAGGTAGAACGAGAGACGTCACGCAATATGTTTCGACGAGTACATCGCTCCTTGGTGCCATCACCTTTGCTGTCCGGCCCTCGCCGCGGCACGCACAAGAGGTTGGCTATCTCTACCGGATCCGTACAAACTGGGCCATGGTCGATGtgaacttgtccttggagaaTATTTCTCCCTACCCAGAGCAACAAGAGCAAGCTGTCGTTCAAGGGATCCCTTGGAACCAGATCATGGGCTGGTACGAGGTACGTGCTGCCGATCTAAACCGTATTCTTGGCGCAGAGGATCCTGTCAGCCAGTTGGGTCGCTTCAACCGGAATGCCGACTTTCGTCCAGATTCAACAGACCCTAGCGGCGCCCAGCCGCAACTTGCTGGGCTTGAGAATCCTGTAGAGGGACGCCATGGAGCCTGGGAGGCCTATATAGGACAGTCGGTAGCCAGCAACCTGAGGCAGTTCATCAGAGAATATGGACCCCGAACAGAGGCAGCAGATCAGACCACGCTCAGCAGCCTCGACTGGTCTGCGGTTGAGATCCCAGCTCATCTACGAACAGCCTTGGGCCAGGGTGCTGCAAGCGCGGCGCAGTGTGCCATGGCACTGGCAGCAGTTGTCGTGTCATGGCACCACGATGAGTTGAAAAGATCGATTCCATGGCACAAAGTAGACAGCCGTGATACAACCA GCAACCTCGGTAGTAATGCCTGCGGTAGGCTTGCTACTGcagtcaaggacaaggcggAAAATAAGGAAGCTACTGTGAAAATTTGCGACGAGCCACGATCCGGCGGAGAATGCCTTACTATACAGACACCTCCCCAATCTTGCG TTGGTGTCCCTTTGGAATGGAATGACAGAGCGTCAACTATTCTTCTCAGCGCATCCGCTGGTATCTGCCAGTTCTTCCA TGATTATAATTGCGCCGGTGCCTCCTTTCAATCCTCTTTTCCGGGCAACGATCATTTAGACGAGTTCGACGAGGGTCGTTTCAACAACATGATTAGCTCCATTCGTTGCGACAACACAAGCCCAGAAACTCAGATTGAACGGCCACCGGTCATCGAAGTAGCCAAGCCGGACGCCTGCATCGCCAAGCCTCGCCCGTTGGCCGAGATCCTGTGGGTCATGATAAACAACATCGACGGCGAGAATCCAGGCGACCTCTTCGGCAGCATCCACGCCACCGACGACTCGGGCCGCCAAGTAATCTACAGTGTTGAGAAGGATGATTCCGTGTCCGTCGAGCCGCGAGACCAAATCACGTTGCGCACATCGCGGCCTCTTGCGGCGGATGGGAATTTCGTCATCGACCTGGATCTCTGGGACAGAGACAGGGACGCGTCTCCGCACGACGAGGTGAGCCGCGGCCAAATTGCGTGGAAAGTCTACGACCCGGCCAACGAGTACGACACGCCTATTCAGACAGAGGTCGACGGCGAATACGGCAAGGCGACGGTGGATTATGTCGTGATGAGCAGTGCTGCACAGGCCGTCGTCCAGGTAATCATGCTCGACGGAGACGGAGAGGAGCCCGCCGACGTCTTTGGGAGAATTAGAACATCTAGCCGCTTTGTCCAGCGCGACCTGTTTAACAGAGAGAGCGGCGATAGCATGGAGATATACCCTGGTACAGCTATCCCGTTGTCGCGGGCTATCATGGCCGTGCCGATGCTTGATACCCTCAAGATTCATGTTGATCTGTGGGACCATGACGCCGACTGGTCCCCCAACGACCAGATAGCGTACGGAATCGCAGAATTTCGTCCACGGCTGTCGGGCTCGGAAAAAAAGGTAGTTGACGGAGAGTACGGCAAGGTTGAAGTGTCCGTGACCTGGGGAGGAGGCCGGCCTCAAGGGTGCTGA